One region of Vibrio zhugei genomic DNA includes:
- a CDS encoding acyl-CoA thioesterase: protein MEHGSRDITLRFLAEPSDVNFGGKVHGGAVMKWIDLAAYACAAGWSKKYCITAYAGGIRFVAPILVGSLVEVHAKIIYTGNTSMHIGLDVRANDPKDPAQTLTTHCIVIMVAVGEDGKPTSVPQWNPTEPKDIFLRESAIRLMNMRKQIGDEMQAHVMPFDEETS, encoded by the coding sequence ATGGAACATGGCAGTCGCGATATTACTCTGCGTTTTTTAGCAGAGCCCAGTGATGTAAATTTTGGCGGCAAGGTACATGGCGGCGCGGTCATGAAATGGATAGATTTAGCCGCGTATGCGTGTGCTGCGGGGTGGAGTAAGAAATACTGCATTACGGCTTACGCTGGTGGCATCCGATTTGTTGCACCGATTTTAGTGGGTAGCTTAGTGGAAGTGCATGCCAAAATCATCTATACAGGCAACACCTCAATGCACATTGGGCTGGATGTCCGCGCCAATGACCCGAAAGATCCCGCGCAAACGCTCACAACCCATTGTATTGTCATCATGGTGGCGGTCGGAGAGGATGGCAAACCCACCTCAGTCCCTCAGTGGAACCCCACCGAACCCAAGGATATCTTTCTGCGCGAATCGGCCATTCGCTTAATGAATATGAGAAAACAAATTGGCGATGAGATGCAAGCTCATGTGATGCCCTTTGATGAGGAAACATCATAA
- a CDS encoding DUF2391 family protein: MSRHFNSEDAIQVCVGAFALAVPISFSEEAWTLGATLPTINVVLLLILSLVFLAGFAYQSVFQANIRTRIRIYLFRIVIAYFIAAIIVALVLLSLDKLPLISDTVVAVKRIIVITMPASMGAIVVDSFDKE, from the coding sequence ATGTCACGTCATTTTAATAGCGAAGATGCCATTCAAGTTTGTGTCGGTGCGTTTGCATTAGCCGTACCGATTTCGTTTTCTGAGGAAGCGTGGACCTTAGGCGCGACCTTGCCGACAATCAATGTCGTGTTATTACTGATCTTGTCGTTAGTCTTTTTGGCGGGGTTCGCTTATCAAAGCGTATTCCAAGCGAATATCCGTACTCGTATTCGTATTTATCTTTTTCGTATCGTTATCGCCTACTTCATCGCGGCCATTATTGTTGCGCTGGTGCTGCTATCGTTAGATAAACTGCCACTGATTAGCGATACCGTCGTGGCGGTAAAGCGCATCATTGTCATTACCATGCCAGCATCCATGGGCGCGATTGTGGTGGATAGCTTCGACAAAGAATAA
- a CDS encoding 2OG-Fe(II) oxygenase: MSLDKLMENIEKHGWFVWDDFLSAEQVSELRQCIPSEWKQAKIGRRDDTHQDTRRRTDKIHWMNATMGAPVQDYLDRMAAIQTMMNQRFFMGLFEYESHFSKYEEGDFYEKHYDSFQGSSNRRLTTVFYLNEEWTPEHGGILKLYDQHDHRLAEIEPIAGRLVVFLSEEFPHEVCVSQQERYSIAGWFRVNGVKDGVVDIAQ; this comes from the coding sequence ATGTCATTGGATAAGTTAATGGAAAATATCGAAAAGCACGGATGGTTTGTGTGGGACGATTTTTTGTCGGCTGAGCAAGTCAGTGAACTTCGCCAATGTATACCGAGTGAGTGGAAGCAAGCCAAAATTGGCCGCCGTGATGATACCCATCAAGATACGCGTCGTCGGACTGATAAAATTCACTGGATGAACGCGACAATGGGCGCGCCAGTACAAGATTATTTGGATCGCATGGCAGCCATTCAAACCATGATGAATCAACGTTTCTTTATGGGGTTATTTGAGTATGAATCACACTTTTCTAAGTACGAAGAGGGCGATTTTTATGAAAAACATTACGACTCATTTCAAGGCAGCAGCAACCGTCGTTTAACCACGGTTTTTTATCTCAATGAAGAATGGACGCCAGAACACGGCGGCATACTCAAGCTCTATGATCAACATGACCATAGGCTTGCAGAGATTGAACCTATCGCTGGCCGTTTAGTGGTGTTTCTCTCGGAAGAATTTCCTCATGAAGTGTGTGTCAGTCAGCAAGAACGCTATAGCATTGCTGGTTGGTTTCGCGTCAACGGTGTTAAAGATGGCGTGGTCGATATTGCTCAGTAA
- a CDS encoding alpha/beta hydrolase produces MTDTQPIAFSSLEELSPQYPVQPLWPLNTAHTATLSPHYIERSDGDYHDRLTMSTAHPELTIVTPTISNGIGVLLIPGGGYTKIAYDKEGIDIAEKLKQHGYTCFILNYRLPGDGHDLGSQAALADAQRAMRLIRHQQETWSLTSLGVVGFSAGGHLAGWLSCMYQHAIYSPCDACDERSARPDFMGLIYPVITMNESITHLGSRQQLLGTLAYETLHPAYSVETMVHQNVPPCFLLHASDDPNVSPENSLIMWRALKAHDIPVELHLVEQGGHGFGIRQTTGLPVASWLDWLNHWIRHHKFA; encoded by the coding sequence ATGACGGACACTCAGCCGATCGCTTTTTCGTCACTGGAAGAATTGAGCCCTCAGTACCCAGTGCAACCACTTTGGCCGCTCAATACCGCTCACACCGCCACGTTAAGCCCCCACTATATCGAACGTAGCGATGGAGACTACCATGATCGCCTAACCATGAGCACGGCACATCCAGAGCTTACGATAGTCACACCAACGATCTCCAACGGTATTGGTGTGTTGCTCATTCCTGGCGGAGGGTACACTAAGATAGCGTATGATAAAGAAGGCATCGATATTGCGGAGAAACTGAAACAACATGGCTATACCTGCTTTATATTAAACTATCGCCTACCGGGCGATGGCCACGATTTAGGCTCCCAAGCCGCTTTAGCCGATGCCCAACGCGCGATGCGCCTCATTCGCCACCAGCAAGAAACTTGGTCGCTTACCTCGCTTGGCGTCGTGGGGTTTTCTGCGGGGGGCCATCTCGCTGGCTGGTTAAGTTGCATGTATCAACACGCCATCTACTCACCGTGCGATGCCTGCGATGAACGCTCAGCACGCCCTGATTTTATGGGATTGATTTATCCTGTAATCACCATGAATGAAAGCATCACGCATTTAGGTTCTCGGCAACAGTTGCTGGGCACCCTCGCCTACGAGACGCTGCATCCAGCTTACTCAGTAGAAACCATGGTGCATCAAAACGTGCCTCCTTGTTTTCTTCTGCATGCCAGTGACGATCCCAACGTCAGCCCAGAAAACAGCTTGATAATGTGGCGAGCACTCAAAGCTCATGACATTCCGGTCGAACTGCATTTAGTGGAACAAGGAGGCCATGGTTTTGGGATTCGGCAAACCACAGGCTTGCCCGTCGCGTCTTGGTTAGATTGGCTCAACCACTGGATTCGCCATCATAAATTCGCCTGA
- a CDS encoding MFS transporter — protein MPLASSSIPLILTIIRRFADSTGKSSTKLNSQMRSSVSLLWVVGPPIAFFSVDKIGFRSNFYLSAAVALAVLLLVVSQLRDPQLPPKSEDDRRLPPLPRVVWWLGGIMLLANMANSIYVSSMPLFVTKEMGLSSAYPGVFFGLTAAVEIPIMLNVASWSNKYGKLTMIRLGFVFGMVFYIGLFFTDTLWMCIALQLINGLFFGIFAGLGITVMQDYAPETIGKASAFYTNSMLVGTMLGTSIMGVIAQYYGFKAPLLLSLAMLGCALIGLWWFERHFEPRRSQWRQNQANL, from the coding sequence ATTCCACTGATTTTAACCATCATCCGTCGCTTTGCTGACTCCACGGGCAAAAGCAGTACCAAGCTGAACTCGCAGATGCGATCATCGGTCTCGCTACTGTGGGTCGTCGGGCCACCGATCGCTTTTTTCTCGGTCGATAAAATCGGCTTTCGCTCCAATTTTTATTTGTCTGCTGCAGTTGCGCTGGCCGTCTTACTGTTAGTGGTTAGCCAATTGCGCGATCCCCAATTGCCGCCAAAGTCTGAGGATGACCGCCGTTTACCGCCTTTGCCGCGAGTGGTGTGGTGGTTGGGTGGCATTATGCTGCTCGCGAATATGGCAAACAGCATTTATGTGTCGTCAATGCCGCTCTTTGTGACAAAAGAGATGGGGCTGTCCAGTGCGTATCCGGGAGTATTTTTTGGCTTAACCGCGGCGGTTGAGATCCCCATCATGCTCAATGTTGCCAGTTGGTCTAACAAGTACGGTAAGCTCACCATGATTCGCCTTGGTTTTGTGTTTGGGATGGTCTTTTATATTGGTCTGTTTTTCACCGATACCCTTTGGATGTGTATTGCCTTGCAACTGATCAACGGCCTATTTTTCGGTATTTTTGCTGGGTTAGGTATCACCGTGATGCAAGATTATGCCCCAGAGACCATTGGTAAAGCGTCTGCCTTTTATACCAACTCAATGTTGGTGGGGACCATGCTGGGCACCAGTATCATGGGGGTGATTGCGCAATATTATGGCTTTAAAGCGCCTCTGTTGTTAAGCCTTGCGATGTTGGGTTGCGCGCTGATTGGCTTGTGGTGGTTTGAACGCCACTTTGAACCTCGTCGTTCGCAGTGGCGTCAAAATCAGGCGAATTTATGA